The stretch of DNA CGCTGCTCGAACCGCTGAAGAAGCGCAACGCCGCCTACAATCAGGGCGTCCGCGGGATTGCCGCCAAATACGGCGCCGTGCTCGTGGACTACTGGTGCTTTGACGCGTACTACGATCCGCGGATGTGGGATTCGGACCGCCTGCACATGTCCAAGCCGGGCCACAAATACCTCGCCGGGCAGGTCCTGGATCATCTTGGGGTGCCGCACAAGATCAAACCCCTGGAGTGGGAGCCGCCCGCCAAGCTGGGCCTCCGGGACTGGGAGCGCCGGCAGCGCCGCTGGGTGCGCGACTGGGTGCTGCCCCTCTTCGGACGAAAGCTGCGCGGCGTGACCCTCGGGGATCAACTCAGCCCGCGCTGGCCCGAACCTGTCAGGGTTCCGCGCAAGGGCGGCCTGAAGAAACTGCTCCGGGTTCCGGGACCGGGCCAGCGACCGGGCTGAGGACTGCCGGTGGCGTGGGCGCCCGCGGTTCAGCTGTCCAGGAGGTTTTCGTAGCCGTCGGCCACCCTGTTCGCATGGAACTCCATGACCTCGAAGTCGGCCACTCCGTTGACGTAGAACGGATCCTTGGCCAGGGCGGCGTCGAGGATGTCCCGGTCCGCGTTGGAGAGCAGCAGTGCTCCCGTGCGGGGGATCTTGCGCCCCGCGACCATGAATACCCCCTGGTCGAAGGCGTCCTGCAGCCAGGTGACGTGCGCCGGGAGGTGGAAGTCCACGATCTCTTCGGGCACCTTATAGGTCAGGGAGACTACGTACATACGGTCAGCCTACCCGGAGCCTGCGAC from Arthrobacter sp. PAMC25564 encodes:
- a CDS encoding SGNH/GDSL hydrolase family protein, whose protein sequence is MAENLLSPGTDGRRVYVALGDSFTEGVGDHDLRLPNGVRGWADRVAERLAKAEPGWEYANLAVRSKRLRHIIDEQLAPALAMKPTLVTLYAGGNDILDFGTDVGSLMTDYESLVRALAGTGATLVLFTGFDVKVSALLEPLKKRNAAYNQGVRGIAAKYGAVLVDYWCFDAYYDPRMWDSDRLHMSKPGHKYLAGQVLDHLGVPHKIKPLEWEPPAKLGLRDWERRQRRWVRDWVLPLFGRKLRGVTLGDQLSPRWPEPVRVPRKGGLKKLLRVPGPGQRPG
- a CDS encoding YciI family protein produces the protein MYVVSLTYKVPEEIVDFHLPAHVTWLQDAFDQGVFMVAGRKIPRTGALLLSNADRDILDAALAKDPFYVNGVADFEVMEFHANRVADGYENLLDS